The Geoalkalibacter ferrihydriticus DSM 17813 genome includes a window with the following:
- the cysD gene encoding sulfate adenylyltransferase subunit CysD, which yields MLTHLKQLEAESIHIMREVAAEFENPVMLYSIGKDSAVMLHLARKAFFPSRPPFPLLHVDTTWKFREMIEFRDRMAHEGGFDLLVHINEEGVRQGVGPFSHGSAVHTDVMKTEALKQALDKYKFDAAFGGARRDEEKSRAKERIFSFRSESHRWDPKNQRPELWNIYNARVRQGESIRAFPLSNWTELDIWQYIYLENIPIVPLYFAKQRPVVERDGMLILVDDARLELKPGEQVQTKSVRFRTLGCYPLTAAVESTAATLPEIIQEMLLTRTSERQGRVIDHDSAGSMEKKKQEGYF from the coding sequence ATGTTGACCCATCTGAAACAGCTCGAAGCCGAGAGCATTCACATCATGCGCGAAGTCGCCGCCGAGTTTGAGAATCCGGTGATGCTCTATTCCATCGGCAAGGATTCTGCGGTCATGCTGCATCTGGCGCGCAAGGCCTTTTTTCCTTCGCGCCCGCCCTTTCCCCTGCTGCACGTGGATACCACCTGGAAATTTCGCGAGATGATCGAATTTCGCGACCGCATGGCGCATGAGGGCGGCTTCGATCTGCTTGTGCATATCAATGAAGAAGGTGTGCGCCAGGGTGTCGGCCCCTTCAGCCACGGCTCGGCGGTGCACACCGACGTGATGAAAACCGAGGCTCTCAAGCAGGCCCTCGATAAATACAAATTCGACGCGGCCTTCGGCGGCGCGCGCCGCGACGAGGAGAAATCCCGCGCCAAGGAGCGCATCTTTTCCTTTCGCAGCGAAAGCCACCGCTGGGACCCCAAGAACCAGCGCCCCGAGCTGTGGAACATCTACAACGCCCGGGTGCGCCAGGGCGAGAGCATCCGCGCCTTTCCCCTGTCCAACTGGACGGAACTCGACATCTGGCAATACATCTATTTAGAGAACATTCCCATCGTACCCCTCTATTTCGCCAAGCAACGACCGGTGGTGGAGCGCGACGGCATGCTTATCCTGGTCGATGACGCGCGGCTCGAACTTAAACCCGGCGAGCAGGTACAGACCAAATCGGTGCGCTTTCGCACCCTGGGCTGCTATCCCCTGACCGCCGCGGTGGAATCAACCGCCGCCACCCTGCCCGAAATTATCCAGGAGATGCTGCTCACCCGCACCTCCGAACGCCAGGGACGGGTCATCGACCACGACTCGGCCGGCTCCATGGAAAAGAAGAAGCAGGAAGGATATTTCTGA